In a genomic window of Streptomyces roseoviridis:
- a CDS encoding WhiB family transcriptional regulator, with protein sequence MDWRHNAVCREEDPELFFPIGNTGPALLQIEEAKAVCRRCPVMEQCLQWALESGQDSGVWGGLSEDERRAMKRRAARNRARNASA encoded by the coding sequence ATGGACTGGCGTCACAACGCCGTTTGTCGTGAGGAAGACCCCGAGCTGTTCTTCCCCATCGGCAACACCGGTCCTGCGCTGCTGCAGATCGAGGAAGCCAAGGCCGTCTGCCGCCGCTGCCCCGTCATGGAGCAGTGCCTGCAGTGGGCGCTCGAGTCCGGCCAGGACTCCGGCGTCTGGGGTGGCCTCAGCGAGGATGAGCGCCGCGCGATGAAGCGCCGCGCCGCCCGCAACCGGGCGCGCAACGCCAGCGCCTGA